A single region of the Drosophila takahashii strain IR98-3 E-12201 chromosome 2R, DtakHiC1v2, whole genome shotgun sequence genome encodes:
- the LOC108065063 gene encoding G protein alpha q subunit-like, giving the protein MECCTSRETREKKRINEEIDKQLRLDQKRAFRELKLLLLGTGESGKSTFIKQMRIIHGNGYSAEDRREYITLIFQNIFMAMQSMIKAMDKLKIFYGQEEHSELAALVMTIDYETVTTLEDPYLNAIKTLWDDAGIQECYRRRREYQLTDSAKYYLSDLARIEQSDYLPTEQDILRVREATINIHVYPFELDGFVLSMVDVAGQRTERRKWIHFFSNVTSIIFLAALSEYDQVLMESENDNRMLESKALFGTIITFEWFQRASIILFLNKMDVLEEKIMSSHLVDYFPEYDGPQQDATAAQEYILQMFEDENPNPDKKIYAHFTCATDTENIRFVFAAVKDTILQCHLKENNLL; this is encoded by the exons ATGGAGTGCTGTACATCGAGGGAGACACGGGAAAAAAAACGCATCAATGAGGAAATCGACAAGCAATTGCGCCTGGATCAGAAAAGGGCGTTTCGCGAGCTcaaactgttgctgctgg GCACGGGCGAGTCCGGAAAGTCAACATTCATAAAGCAGATGCGAATTATCCACGGAAATGGGTACTCGGCCGAGGACAGGCGTGAATATATTACGTTGATTTTCCAGAACATATTCATGGCCATGCAGTCAATGATCAAGGCAATGGACAAGCTGAAGATTTTCTATGGTCAGGAAGAGCATAGC GAACTGGCTGCTCTGGTAATGACCATAGATTATGAGACCGTAACCACCTTAGAAGATCCTTACTTAAATGCGATAAAAACGCTTTGGGACGATGCTGGCATCCAGGAGTGCTATCGTCGTCGCAGAGAGTACCAGCTGACCGATTCGGCCAAATA CTACTTGAGCGACTTAGCTCGAATTGAACAGTCTGATTACTTGCCAACTGAGCAGGATATTCTTCGAGTTCGAGAGGCGACTATTAATATTCACGTATATCCCTTCGAATTGGATGGGTTTGTGTTAAG TATGGTGGATGTGGCAGGCCAGCGAACCGAAAGAAGAAAGTGGATTCATTTCTTTTCGAATGTAACTTCAATTATATTTCTGGCAGCGCTATCGGAGTACGATCAAGTCTTGATGGAATCTGAAAACGAT AATCGAATGTTGGAGTCTAAAGCTTTATTTGGAACTATTATAACATTCGAATGGTTTCAAAGAGCGTCTATTATTCTTTTTCTGAACAAAATGGACGTTTTGGAggagaaaataatgagttcGCATTTGGTGGACTATTTTCCTGAATACGACG GCCCTCAGCAAGATGCAACAGCGGCCCAAGAGTACATACTGCAAATGTTTGAAGATGAAAATCCAAAtcctgataaaaaaatatacgctCATTTTACATGTGCCACAG ATACCGAAAATATTAGGTTTGTGTTTGCAGCAGTAAAGGACACAATTCTGCAATGCCACCTTaaggaaaataatttgctCTGA